One region of Dysidea avara chromosome 1, odDysAvar1.4, whole genome shotgun sequence genomic DNA includes:
- the LOC136263581 gene encoding uncharacterized protein yields MMSLTNATYSIAKVSDSSNFNIAVVGVNRGGNGDPGMINVDTPELSQAVPSRVMNLRNTSTTNDTIAISWDAATTTFCGNILKYYVTISYDDGTLVNGTSTEQKTHRFDGLQNNTCYIILALANNAAGNGTAIAMIVQTTGPQDDDDDTCSLNAAAVVGGVVGTFIITLVVTTLISVIITKMYFKHQLTNKKSNVSTEENVMMGQNVKMDDNPAYVTGPMDKDTIKMDTNPTYVVTK; encoded by the exons ATGATGAGTCTCACTAATGCTACatattcaattgcaaaagtttCTGACTCCTCTAACTTTAATATTGCTGTAGTTGGTGTTAATAGAGGTGGCAATGGAGATCCTGGAATGATAAATGTTGACACTCCAGAGCTATCGCAAGCTGTGCCTAGCA GAGTAATGAACTTGAGAAATACTTCTACAACTAATGATACAATCGCAATAAGCTGGGATGCAGCAACTACTACATTTTGTGGAAACATTTTGAAGTATTATGTCACCATATCATATGACGATGGAACTCTAGTCAATGGTACTTCCACTGAACAGAAGACCCATAGATTTGATGGTCTACAGAATAATACATGTTATATTATACTAGCATTGGCCAATAATGCAGCTGGTAATGGGACAGCCATTGCAATGATTGTGCAAACAACAGGACCACAAG ATGATGACGATGATACATGTAGTCTCAATGCAGCAGCAGTAGTCGGTGGTGTGGTTGGTACATTTATTATCACACTTGTTGTTACTACATTGATCAGTGTCATCATTACcaaaatgtattttaaacatCAACTCACTAACAAGAAAAGCAATGTTAGTACTGAAGAAAATGTTATGATGGGTCAAAATGTCAAAATGGATGATAATCCTGCTTATGTCACTGGTCCAATGGACAAGGACACTATCAAAATGGATACTAATCCAACTTATGTTGTTACTAAGTGA